The following proteins come from a genomic window of Loxodonta africana isolate mLoxAfr1 chromosome 19, mLoxAfr1.hap2, whole genome shotgun sequence:
- the POP5 gene encoding ribonuclease P/MRP protein subunit POP5, with amino-acid sequence MVRFKHRYLLCELVSDDPRCRLSLEDRVLDGLVRNTITRVHGTFGAAACSIGFAVRYLNAYTGIVLLRCRKDFYQLVWSALPFITYLENKGHRYPCFFNTLHVGGTIRTCQKFLIQYNRRQLLVLLQNCTDEGEREAIQKSVTRSCMLEEEPGKELSDSDSEEAAVAME; translated from the exons ATGGTGCGGTTCAAGCACAG GTACCTGCTGTGTGAACTGGTGTCCGACGACCCCCGCTGCCGCCTGAGCCTGGAGGACCGAGTCCTGGACGGCCTCGTACGGAACACGATCACCAGGGTGCACGGGACGTTTGGGGCGGCCGCCTGCTCCATCGGCTTCGCAG tGAGATACCTCAATGCCTATACTGGAATAGTGCTGCTTCGATGCCGGAAGGACTTCTACCAGCTTGTGTGGTCAGCGCTTCCTTTCATCACCTACTTGGAGAACAAAGGACACCGCTACCCTTGTTTTTTCAACACTCTGCATGTGGGAG GTACAATCAGAACGTGTCAGAAGTTCCTGATTCAGTACAACAGGAGACAGCTGTTGGTCTTACTGCAGAACTGCACTGATGAAG GAGAGAGGGAAGCTATCCAGAAGTCTGTCACTAGAAGCTGTATGCTGGAGGAGGAGCCAGGCAAGGAACTTTCAGATAGTGACAGTGAGGAGGCTGCTGTGGCCATGGAGTGA